From a region of the Pan paniscus chromosome 19, NHGRI_mPanPan1-v2.0_pri, whole genome shotgun sequence genome:
- the KLHL10 gene encoding kelch-like protein 10 isoform X2, with translation MEMESAAASTRFHQPHMERKMSAMACEIFNELRLEGKLCDVVIKVNGFEFSAHKNILCSCSSYFRALFTSGWNNTEKKVYNIPGISPDMMKLIIEYAYTRTVPITPDNVEKLLAAADQFNIMGIVRGCCEFLKSELCLDNCIGICKFTDYYYCPELRQKAYMFILHNFEEMVKVSAEFLELSVTELKDIIEKDELNVKQEDAVFEAILKWISHDPQNRKQHISILLPKVRLALMHAEYFMNNVKMNDYVKDSEECKPVIINALKAMYDLNMNGPSSSDFTNPLTRPRLPYAILFAIGGWSGGSPTNAIEAYDARADRWVNVTCEEESPRAYHGAAYLKGYVYIIGGFDSVDYFNSVKRFDPVKKTWHQVAPMHSRRCYVSVTVLGNFIYAMGGFDGYVRLNTAERYEPETNQWTLIAPMHEQRSDASATTLYGKVYICGGFNGNECLFTAEVYNTESNQWTVIAPMRSRRSGIGVIAYGEHVYAVGGFDGANRLRSAEAYSPVANTWRTIPTMFNPRSNFGIEVVDDLLFVVGGFNGFTTTFNVECYDEKTDEWYDAHDMSIYRSALSCCVVPGLANVEEYAARRDNFPGLALRDEVKYSASTSTLPV, from the exons ATGGAGATGGAGAGCGCAGCGGCCTCCACACGTTTCCACCAGCCTCACATGGAGAGGAAGATGAGTGCGATGGCCTGTGAGATCTTCAACGAGCTTAGACTAGAGGGCAAGCTCTGCGACGTGGTCATCAAGGTCAATGGCTTTGAGTTCAGTGCCCATAAGAACATCCTCTGTAGCTGCAGTTCCTACTTTAG agCTTTGTTTACAAGTGGCTGGAACAACACTGAAAAGAAGGTATACAACATCCCTGGCATTTCTCCCGACATGATGAAGCTAATCATTGAGTATGCATACACCCGGACCGTGCCTATCACACCGGACAATGTGGAGAAACTGCTTGCTGCTGCAGACCAGTTTAACATCATGGGTATCGTCAGGGGTTGCTGCGAGTTCCTCAAGTCAGAGCTGTGCTTGGATAATTGTATCGGCATCTGTAAGTTCACGGACTACTACTACTGTCCTGAGCTGAGGCAGAAGGCCTACATGTTCATACTGCACAACTTTGAGGAGATGGTGAAAGTCTCGGCAGAATTTTTAGAGCTCTCGGTCACTGAACTTAAGGATATCATTGAGAAAGATGAGCTCAATGTCAAACAGGAAGATGCTGTATTTGAGGCCATTTTAAAGTGGATTTCTCATGACCCCCAAAATAGAAAGCAGCACATTTCAATTTTGCTTCCTAAG GTTCGCCTGGCCCTAATGCATGCTGAGTACTTCATGAACAATGTTAAGATGAATGACTATGTCAAAGACAGTGAGGAATGCAAACCAGTCATCATTAATGCCCTAAAGGCCATGTATGACCTCAACATGAATGGACCCTCTAGTTCTGATTTCACCAACCCACTCACCAGACCCCGCTTGCCCTATGCCATCCTCTTTGCAATTGGTGGCTGGAGTGGTGGGAGCCCCACCAATGCCATTGAGGCATATGACGCTCGGGCAGACAGATGGGTGAATGTTACTTGTGAGGAAGAGAGTCCCCGTGCCTACCATGGGGCAGCCTATTTGAAAGGCTATGTGTATATCATTGGGGGGTTTGATAGTGTAGACTATTTCAATAGTGTTAAGCGTTTTGACCCAGTCAAGAAAACTTGGCATCAGGTGGCCCCGATGCACTCCAGACGTTGCTATGTCAGTGTGACAGTCCTCGGCAATTTTATTTATGCCATGGGAGGATTTGATGGCTACGTGCGTCTAAACACTGCTGAACGTTATGAGCCAGAGACCAATCAATGGACACTCATCGCCCCCATGCACGAACAGAGGAGTGATGCAAGCGCCACAACACTTTATGGGAAG GTCTACATATGTGGTGGGTTTAATGGAAACGAGTGCCTGTTCACAGCAGAAGTGTATAACACTGAAAGTAATCAGTGGACAGTCATAGCACCCATGAGAAGCAGGAGGAGTGGAATAGGCGTGATTGCTTATGGAGAACATGTATATGCG GTAGGTGGCTTTGATGGAGCTAATCGACTTAGGAGTGCTGAAGCCTACAGCCCTGTGGCTAACACTTGGCGCACAATCCCCACTATGTTTAATCCTCGTAGCAATTTTGGCATCGAGGTGGTGGATGACCTCTTGTTTGTGGTGGGTGGCTTTAATGGTTTTACCACCACCTTTAATGTTGAGTGCTATGATGAAAAGACCGATGAGTGGTATGATGCTCATGACATGAGTATATACCGCAGTGCTCTGAGCTGCTGTGTAGTACCAGGGCTGGCCAATGTTGAGGAATATGCAGCTAGACGGGACAACTTCCCAGGATTAGCACTGCGAGATGAAGTAAAATATTCTGCTTCGACAAGTACCCTACCTGTATGA
- the KLHL10 gene encoding kelch-like protein 10 isoform X3 produces the protein MNAPGIETCIRALFTSGWNNTEKKVYNIPGISPDMMKLIIEYAYTRTVPITPDNVEKLLAAADQFNIMGIVRGCCEFLKSELCLDNCIGICKFTDYYYCPELRQKAYMFILHNFEEMVKVSAEFLELSVTELKDIIEKDELNVKQEDAVFEAILKWISHDPQNRKQHISILLPKVRLALMHAEYFMNNVKMNDYVKDSEECKPVIINALKAMYDLNMNGPSSSDFTNPLTRPRLPYAILFAIGGWSGGSPTNAIEAYDARADRWVNVTCEEESPRAYHGAAYLKGYVYIIGGFDSVDYFNSVKRFDPVKKTWHQVAPMHSRRCYVSVTVLGNFIYAMGGFDGYVRLNTAERYEPETNQWTLIAPMHEQRSDASATTLYGKVYICGGFNGNECLFTAEVYNTESNQWTVIAPMRSRRSGIGVIAYGEHVYAVGGFDGANRLRSAEAYSPVANTWRTIPTMFNPRSNFGIEVVDDLLFVVGGFNGFTTTFNVECYDEKTDEWYDAHDMSIYRSALSCCVVPGLANVEEYAARRDNFPGLALRDEVKYSASTSTLPV, from the exons ATGAATGCTCCAGGGATAGAGACCTGTATCAG agCTTTGTTTACAAGTGGCTGGAACAACACTGAAAAGAAGGTATACAACATCCCTGGCATTTCTCCCGACATGATGAAGCTAATCATTGAGTATGCATACACCCGGACCGTGCCTATCACACCGGACAATGTGGAGAAACTGCTTGCTGCTGCAGACCAGTTTAACATCATGGGTATCGTCAGGGGTTGCTGCGAGTTCCTCAAGTCAGAGCTGTGCTTGGATAATTGTATCGGCATCTGTAAGTTCACGGACTACTACTACTGTCCTGAGCTGAGGCAGAAGGCCTACATGTTCATACTGCACAACTTTGAGGAGATGGTGAAAGTCTCGGCAGAATTTTTAGAGCTCTCGGTCACTGAACTTAAGGATATCATTGAGAAAGATGAGCTCAATGTCAAACAGGAAGATGCTGTATTTGAGGCCATTTTAAAGTGGATTTCTCATGACCCCCAAAATAGAAAGCAGCACATTTCAATTTTGCTTCCTAAG GTTCGCCTGGCCCTAATGCATGCTGAGTACTTCATGAACAATGTTAAGATGAATGACTATGTCAAAGACAGTGAGGAATGCAAACCAGTCATCATTAATGCCCTAAAGGCCATGTATGACCTCAACATGAATGGACCCTCTAGTTCTGATTTCACCAACCCACTCACCAGACCCCGCTTGCCCTATGCCATCCTCTTTGCAATTGGTGGCTGGAGTGGTGGGAGCCCCACCAATGCCATTGAGGCATATGACGCTCGGGCAGACAGATGGGTGAATGTTACTTGTGAGGAAGAGAGTCCCCGTGCCTACCATGGGGCAGCCTATTTGAAAGGCTATGTGTATATCATTGGGGGGTTTGATAGTGTAGACTATTTCAATAGTGTTAAGCGTTTTGACCCAGTCAAGAAAACTTGGCATCAGGTGGCCCCGATGCACTCCAGACGTTGCTATGTCAGTGTGACAGTCCTCGGCAATTTTATTTATGCCATGGGAGGATTTGATGGCTACGTGCGTCTAAACACTGCTGAACGTTATGAGCCAGAGACCAATCAATGGACACTCATCGCCCCCATGCACGAACAGAGGAGTGATGCAAGCGCCACAACACTTTATGGGAAG GTCTACATATGTGGTGGGTTTAATGGAAACGAGTGCCTGTTCACAGCAGAAGTGTATAACACTGAAAGTAATCAGTGGACAGTCATAGCACCCATGAGAAGCAGGAGGAGTGGAATAGGCGTGATTGCTTATGGAGAACATGTATATGCG GTAGGTGGCTTTGATGGAGCTAATCGACTTAGGAGTGCTGAAGCCTACAGCCCTGTGGCTAACACTTGGCGCACAATCCCCACTATGTTTAATCCTCGTAGCAATTTTGGCATCGAGGTGGTGGATGACCTCTTGTTTGTGGTGGGTGGCTTTAATGGTTTTACCACCACCTTTAATGTTGAGTGCTATGATGAAAAGACCGATGAGTGGTATGATGCTCATGACATGAGTATATACCGCAGTGCTCTGAGCTGCTGTGTAGTACCAGGGCTGGCCAATGTTGAGGAATATGCAGCTAGACGGGACAACTTCCCAGGATTAGCACTGCGAGATGAAGTAAAATATTCTGCTTCGACAAGTACCCTACCTGTATGA
- the KLHL10 gene encoding kelch-like protein 10 isoform X1: MAAIRPQLTWISLSSVSREPSVGLWKVDECSRDRDLYQGAMEMESAAASTRFHQPHMERKMSAMACEIFNELRLEGKLCDVVIKVNGFEFSAHKNILCSCSSYFRALFTSGWNNTEKKVYNIPGISPDMMKLIIEYAYTRTVPITPDNVEKLLAAADQFNIMGIVRGCCEFLKSELCLDNCIGICKFTDYYYCPELRQKAYMFILHNFEEMVKVSAEFLELSVTELKDIIEKDELNVKQEDAVFEAILKWISHDPQNRKQHISILLPKVRLALMHAEYFMNNVKMNDYVKDSEECKPVIINALKAMYDLNMNGPSSSDFTNPLTRPRLPYAILFAIGGWSGGSPTNAIEAYDARADRWVNVTCEEESPRAYHGAAYLKGYVYIIGGFDSVDYFNSVKRFDPVKKTWHQVAPMHSRRCYVSVTVLGNFIYAMGGFDGYVRLNTAERYEPETNQWTLIAPMHEQRSDASATTLYGKVYICGGFNGNECLFTAEVYNTESNQWTVIAPMRSRRSGIGVIAYGEHVYAVGGFDGANRLRSAEAYSPVANTWRTIPTMFNPRSNFGIEVVDDLLFVVGGFNGFTTTFNVECYDEKTDEWYDAHDMSIYRSALSCCVVPGLANVEEYAARRDNFPGLALRDEVKYSASTSTLPV; encoded by the exons ATGGCCGCGATCCGG CCTCAACTGACTTGGATTTCCTTGAGTTCGGTGTCTAGGGAGCCAAGTGTTGGGCTGTGGAAGGTAGATGAATGCTCCAGGGATAGAGACCTGTATCAG GGTGCCATGGAGATGGAGAGCGCAGCGGCCTCCACACGTTTCCACCAGCCTCACATGGAGAGGAAGATGAGTGCGATGGCCTGTGAGATCTTCAACGAGCTTAGACTAGAGGGCAAGCTCTGCGACGTGGTCATCAAGGTCAATGGCTTTGAGTTCAGTGCCCATAAGAACATCCTCTGTAGCTGCAGTTCCTACTTTAG agCTTTGTTTACAAGTGGCTGGAACAACACTGAAAAGAAGGTATACAACATCCCTGGCATTTCTCCCGACATGATGAAGCTAATCATTGAGTATGCATACACCCGGACCGTGCCTATCACACCGGACAATGTGGAGAAACTGCTTGCTGCTGCAGACCAGTTTAACATCATGGGTATCGTCAGGGGTTGCTGCGAGTTCCTCAAGTCAGAGCTGTGCTTGGATAATTGTATCGGCATCTGTAAGTTCACGGACTACTACTACTGTCCTGAGCTGAGGCAGAAGGCCTACATGTTCATACTGCACAACTTTGAGGAGATGGTGAAAGTCTCGGCAGAATTTTTAGAGCTCTCGGTCACTGAACTTAAGGATATCATTGAGAAAGATGAGCTCAATGTCAAACAGGAAGATGCTGTATTTGAGGCCATTTTAAAGTGGATTTCTCATGACCCCCAAAATAGAAAGCAGCACATTTCAATTTTGCTTCCTAAG GTTCGCCTGGCCCTAATGCATGCTGAGTACTTCATGAACAATGTTAAGATGAATGACTATGTCAAAGACAGTGAGGAATGCAAACCAGTCATCATTAATGCCCTAAAGGCCATGTATGACCTCAACATGAATGGACCCTCTAGTTCTGATTTCACCAACCCACTCACCAGACCCCGCTTGCCCTATGCCATCCTCTTTGCAATTGGTGGCTGGAGTGGTGGGAGCCCCACCAATGCCATTGAGGCATATGACGCTCGGGCAGACAGATGGGTGAATGTTACTTGTGAGGAAGAGAGTCCCCGTGCCTACCATGGGGCAGCCTATTTGAAAGGCTATGTGTATATCATTGGGGGGTTTGATAGTGTAGACTATTTCAATAGTGTTAAGCGTTTTGACCCAGTCAAGAAAACTTGGCATCAGGTGGCCCCGATGCACTCCAGACGTTGCTATGTCAGTGTGACAGTCCTCGGCAATTTTATTTATGCCATGGGAGGATTTGATGGCTACGTGCGTCTAAACACTGCTGAACGTTATGAGCCAGAGACCAATCAATGGACACTCATCGCCCCCATGCACGAACAGAGGAGTGATGCAAGCGCCACAACACTTTATGGGAAG GTCTACATATGTGGTGGGTTTAATGGAAACGAGTGCCTGTTCACAGCAGAAGTGTATAACACTGAAAGTAATCAGTGGACAGTCATAGCACCCATGAGAAGCAGGAGGAGTGGAATAGGCGTGATTGCTTATGGAGAACATGTATATGCG GTAGGTGGCTTTGATGGAGCTAATCGACTTAGGAGTGCTGAAGCCTACAGCCCTGTGGCTAACACTTGGCGCACAATCCCCACTATGTTTAATCCTCGTAGCAATTTTGGCATCGAGGTGGTGGATGACCTCTTGTTTGTGGTGGGTGGCTTTAATGGTTTTACCACCACCTTTAATGTTGAGTGCTATGATGAAAAGACCGATGAGTGGTATGATGCTCATGACATGAGTATATACCGCAGTGCTCTGAGCTGCTGTGTAGTACCAGGGCTGGCCAATGTTGAGGAATATGCAGCTAGACGGGACAACTTCCCAGGATTAGCACTGCGAGATGAAGTAAAATATTCTGCTTCGACAAGTACCCTACCTGTATGA